In Lujinxingia litoralis, the following proteins share a genomic window:
- a CDS encoding ABC1 kinase family protein translates to MSEHKGPISRTRRFTRLASMTAKVATNYTRERVTSVFRGEEATEEARQAVHLANGELIAKTLGELKGAVMKIGQMASAGADLLPSELSEPLKALQKDAPPMPYEVIAEQIERELGQPPELLFKSFEKEPFASASIGQVHRAITDDGREVVVKVQYPGVDQACDSDLKQLKFVLKMSGVSRNHRRSFDALFEEIRDRLHEELDYCNEADNVRLFGELHKDDDYIVVPKVVGERSSQRVLTLTFEGGDRLEELATYPQETRDLIGERLYRMSLSQIFVHRAVHADPNPGNYAFRPDGTIVLYDFGCVKHVSEEVVKLFADIIASGMNEDYQAMEEAMVKIGARLVDGPPVPESFYVAWREDMMTPCVSEPIYDFANADLHERAPKRLRASIKYINSFQLPVQIAYLNRVVGGYYDHLRTFTPRVPWRDLVASYVFEASSLERNTAW, encoded by the coding sequence ATGTCTGAGCACAAAGGCCCTATCTCCCGCACTCGCCGCTTCACGCGCCTGGCCAGCATGACCGCGAAGGTGGCGACCAACTACACCCGTGAACGCGTCACCTCAGTCTTTCGCGGCGAAGAGGCCACCGAAGAGGCCCGACAGGCCGTCCATCTGGCCAACGGGGAGCTGATCGCCAAAACCCTCGGCGAGCTTAAGGGCGCGGTGATGAAAATCGGCCAAATGGCCTCGGCCGGCGCCGACCTCCTCCCCAGTGAGCTCTCCGAGCCGCTGAAAGCACTCCAGAAAGACGCGCCGCCGATGCCCTACGAGGTGATCGCCGAGCAGATCGAGCGCGAGCTGGGCCAGCCCCCCGAGCTCCTCTTTAAGAGCTTTGAGAAAGAGCCCTTCGCCTCGGCCTCCATCGGCCAGGTGCATCGCGCTATCACCGACGACGGTCGCGAGGTCGTAGTGAAGGTGCAGTACCCGGGGGTGGATCAGGCCTGTGATTCGGATCTCAAGCAGCTGAAGTTCGTCTTGAAAATGAGCGGCGTCAGTCGCAACCACCGCCGATCCTTCGACGCCCTCTTCGAGGAGATTCGCGACCGGCTCCACGAAGAGCTCGACTACTGCAATGAAGCCGACAACGTGCGCCTCTTTGGCGAGCTGCACAAAGACGACGACTACATCGTGGTGCCCAAAGTCGTGGGTGAGCGCAGCTCTCAGCGCGTGCTCACCCTGACCTTTGAGGGGGGCGACCGCCTCGAAGAACTCGCCACGTACCCTCAAGAGACCCGCGATCTGATTGGCGAGCGCCTCTACCGCATGTCGCTCTCCCAGATCTTTGTGCACCGCGCGGTTCACGCCGATCCCAACCCGGGGAACTACGCGTTTCGGCCCGACGGCACGATCGTGCTCTACGACTTTGGCTGCGTAAAACACGTCTCCGAAGAGGTGGTCAAACTCTTTGCCGACATCATCGCCTCGGGCATGAACGAGGACTATCAGGCGATGGAAGAAGCGATGGTCAAGATCGGCGCGCGCCTGGTCGATGGGCCGCCGGTCCCCGAATCGTTCTACGTGGCCTGGCGCGAGGACATGATGACGCCCTGCGTGAGCGAGCCGATCTACGACTTCGCCAACGCCGATCTGCACGAGCGCGCCCCAAAACGTCTGCGCGCGTCGATCAAGTACATCAACAGCTTTCAGCTCCCGGTGCAGATCGCCTATCTCAACCGCGTGGTCGGCGGCTATTACGACCACCTGCGCACCTTCACCCCGCGGGTGCCCTGGCGCGACCTGGTGGCAAGCTACGTGTTCGAGGCCTCCTCGCTGGAGCGCAACACAGCCTGGTGA
- a CDS encoding tetratricopeptide repeat protein, translating to MSRWRATRMGMVWALAGALLVTGCAGGPPTVETRWEFEAESPGARAMEAWLRGQEVPPAEVAGQGGVEALLVAGEMALWEGDREAAFELFGAQLAGHPGEALNRYAALRLSELVGQVVEGPQRLAALLAEVRYDREHPLTRVALTELAWEVARDRWERSQVAEPFVFEGAGVPTHFRVSPLMSPWRLLDAPTPFAPERSAWLADQYRSPEIARPSPANWQPTQVLELERPDQALRLGSGGVYYLEAALQVAGDKAQEVTLYGDFQGAARVWVGDSEVLAFEEQDYESGRMMRRLRLEPGTHRVLMKVAYAGGYRDRFELRVVPSRGPVLGPGPVHFVAAANPDQTRAKAEVRSPTQSIWELEPAAGVLSAPATASASALWWAANSALQAGQVPAFEAAMEALRGRLDGELSWAAELLWARQARTRWDVPGQLRDAEALMRTRAAYQRAPESPGVLSALAERLRQGGSESERRGLLEAARDAAVVGERLRDIEALKAWASFLAAQGVRPAAEQAWKEVLKWAPADCTAASRLQSLYAGRSYVPHPRELTESWERCPQLEEVWLDARGPSPQAVAFAARQAARQPYRISAQLDHADALRGAGQAEAALAAVRQARARMPSVASLWLKEAELLVGAGQPEQALQTLEQAQARYGHSARVDERIASLQGRLPLAGAMPDGLKAARAEIARAGGEPGAELALDEAYYVLDYAARRYFEDGSSWTLTHTVVRLMTRGAIDRYAEVELPRGAQPVLVRTIKASGAVRVPEEVAGKDTLSMPGLEPGDMIEVAYLQFAGPGAVRSHVEGMRFFFRMGDVSTRHSEYVVLGDEGLNFIRANGAPRAEPVEIDGVRGVRFVATDQRRPTPEPLPVTSEEVFPWVQEYRVGVEGGAIEADRRYVADALLASRRVGPALRARTAEWLGRPVGHGELSDPEVRRLFYAVSEHFAQPSPLALTTDANHALLLGRGSPLVVLQAVYELVGVEAQMYLARAREQPEARHPVGDFGRYGRPLLRVVLPESGEEAWLEAAGPDAMWGAVDGDVQGQGALCVSCPSYQETTVQGDRARRPTREVDVEGRVDEEGTLHARARYTFGGMRAVRVRSALRARQDEQDRARYIDQVVQELIKGARVAGFEVLNAGEVDAPLVFEAELVREGFARQVDQRHQIDTTLFTEELAGIYASLASRELPLRVGYEREQSYALRLQLPPGAEPELFATDLALETPFGSYSRNTRLEDGELRLDAAVNLPRQRVMPPEYPAFRNFATRVEQSAGLVVRY from the coding sequence ATGAGTCGATGGCGAGCAACGCGGATGGGGATGGTGTGGGCGCTGGCCGGGGCGCTGCTGGTGACGGGGTGTGCCGGTGGCCCTCCGACGGTTGAGACCCGCTGGGAGTTTGAGGCCGAGTCGCCCGGGGCCCGGGCGATGGAGGCCTGGCTGCGCGGTCAGGAGGTGCCCCCCGCGGAGGTGGCCGGCCAGGGGGGCGTGGAGGCCCTGCTCGTCGCCGGGGAGATGGCCCTGTGGGAGGGCGACCGGGAGGCGGCCTTTGAACTCTTTGGCGCTCAGCTGGCCGGGCACCCGGGAGAGGCGCTCAACCGCTACGCGGCGTTGCGCCTGAGCGAGCTGGTCGGCCAGGTGGTCGAGGGGCCGCAGCGCCTGGCGGCGCTGCTGGCCGAGGTGCGCTACGATCGCGAGCACCCGCTCACCCGCGTGGCGCTGACGGAGCTGGCCTGGGAGGTGGCCCGCGATCGCTGGGAGCGCTCGCAGGTGGCCGAGCCCTTTGTGTTTGAGGGCGCCGGGGTGCCCACGCACTTCCGGGTCAGCCCGCTGATGTCGCCCTGGCGCCTGCTCGACGCCCCGACCCCTTTTGCTCCGGAGCGCTCCGCCTGGCTCGCCGACCAATACCGCAGCCCGGAGATCGCGCGGCCCTCGCCGGCCAACTGGCAGCCCACGCAGGTGCTGGAGCTGGAGCGCCCCGATCAGGCGCTGCGCCTGGGCAGCGGTGGGGTTTACTACCTGGAGGCGGCGCTCCAGGTCGCCGGAGATAAGGCGCAGGAGGTGACCCTCTACGGTGATTTTCAGGGGGCAGCCCGGGTCTGGGTGGGAGACAGCGAGGTGCTGGCCTTTGAGGAGCAGGATTACGAGAGCGGGCGGATGATGCGCCGGCTGCGCCTGGAGCCGGGCACCCACCGGGTGCTCATGAAAGTGGCCTACGCCGGCGGGTACCGCGATCGCTTTGAGCTGCGCGTGGTGCCCTCCCGGGGCCCGGTGCTGGGGCCGGGACCGGTGCACTTTGTGGCCGCGGCGAACCCGGACCAGACGCGCGCAAAGGCGGAGGTCCGCTCCCCGACGCAGTCGATCTGGGAGCTGGAGCCGGCCGCCGGGGTGCTGAGCGCGCCGGCCACCGCGTCGGCCTCGGCGCTGTGGTGGGCGGCCAACAGCGCCCTGCAGGCCGGGCAGGTCCCGGCCTTTGAGGCGGCGATGGAGGCGCTGCGCGGGCGTCTGGACGGGGAACTCTCCTGGGCGGCCGAGCTGCTCTGGGCCCGTCAGGCACGCACGCGCTGGGATGTGCCCGGGCAGCTTCGCGATGCCGAGGCCCTGATGCGCACGCGGGCGGCTTACCAGCGCGCGCCAGAGAGTCCCGGGGTGCTCAGTGCGTTGGCAGAGCGCCTGCGCCAGGGCGGCAGCGAGAGCGAACGCCGCGGCCTGCTCGAAGCCGCACGCGACGCGGCGGTGGTCGGGGAGCGCCTGCGCGATATCGAGGCGCTCAAGGCCTGGGCCTCCTTTCTGGCCGCCCAGGGCGTGCGCCCGGCCGCCGAGCAGGCCTGGAAGGAGGTGCTTAAGTGGGCGCCGGCCGATTGCACGGCCGCCAGCCGCCTGCAGAGCCTGTACGCGGGGCGCTCCTATGTGCCTCACCCCCGGGAGTTGACCGAGAGCTGGGAGCGCTGCCCGCAGCTCGAAGAGGTCTGGCTCGACGCCCGGGGCCCGAGCCCTCAGGCCGTGGCGTTCGCCGCGCGTCAGGCCGCTCGCCAGCCCTACCGGATCAGCGCGCAGCTCGATCATGCCGACGCGCTGCGCGGCGCCGGGCAGGCCGAGGCCGCCCTGGCGGCGGTGCGTCAGGCCCGGGCTCGGATGCCCTCGGTGGCCAGCCTCTGGCTCAAAGAGGCCGAGCTCCTGGTCGGGGCCGGTCAACCCGAGCAGGCCCTCCAGACCCTGGAACAGGCTCAGGCCCGCTACGGGCACAGCGCCCGGGTCGACGAGCGGATCGCCAGCCTTCAGGGGCGCCTCCCCCTGGCCGGGGCGATGCCCGACGGGCTGAAGGCCGCCCGCGCCGAGATCGCCCGCGCCGGCGGTGAACCCGGCGCCGAGCTGGCGCTGGACGAGGCCTATTACGTGCTCGATTACGCAGCGAGGCGCTACTTCGAGGATGGCTCATCCTGGACGCTCACCCACACCGTGGTGCGCCTGATGACCCGCGGGGCCATCGATCGCTACGCCGAGGTCGAGCTCCCCCGCGGCGCGCAACCGGTGCTGGTACGCACGATCAAGGCCTCCGGCGCGGTGCGCGTGCCCGAGGAGGTGGCCGGCAAAGACACCCTGAGCATGCCCGGCCTGGAGCCCGGGGACATGATCGAGGTGGCCTACCTGCAATTTGCCGGCCCCGGTGCGGTGCGCAGCCACGTGGAGGGCATGCGCTTCTTCTTCAGGATGGGCGACGTCTCCACGCGCCATAGCGAGTACGTGGTGCTGGGCGATGAGGGCCTGAACTTCATCCGCGCCAACGGCGCCCCCCGCGCCGAGCCCGTGGAGATCGACGGGGTGCGCGGGGTGCGTTTTGTGGCCACCGATCAGCGCCGCCCCACGCCGGAGCCCCTGCCGGTGACCAGCGAAGAGGTCTTCCCCTGGGTGCAGGAGTACCGCGTGGGCGTGGAGGGCGGCGCCATTGAGGCCGACCGCCGCTACGTGGCCGATGCCCTCCTGGCCAGCCGGCGAGTGGGCCCGGCGCTGCGCGCCCGGACCGCAGAGTGGCTGGGGAGACCCGTCGGGCATGGTGAGCTCAGCGACCCGGAGGTGCGCCGCCTCTTCTACGCCGTCTCGGAGCATTTTGCTCAGCCCAGCCCCCTGGCCCTGACCACCGACGCCAACCACGCGCTCCTGCTCGGTCGGGGCAGCCCCCTGGTGGTGCTGCAGGCGGTGTACGAGCTGGTGGGTGTGGAGGCCCAGATGTACCTGGCGCGCGCCCGGGAGCAGCCGGAGGCGCGTCACCCGGTGGGCGATTTCGGTCGCTACGGGCGCCCGCTCTTGCGGGTGGTGCTGCCGGAGTCTGGCGAAGAGGCCTGGCTGGAGGCCGCCGGCCCCGACGCGATGTGGGGCGCGGTCGATGGCGATGTCCAGGGGCAGGGGGCCCTCTGCGTGAGCTGCCCCTCCTACCAGGAGACCACGGTGCAGGGCGACCGGGCGCGCCGCCCCACCCGAGAGGTGGACGTGGAAGGGCGCGTGGACGAGGAGGGCACGCTGCACGCCCGGGCCCGCTACACCTTTGGCGGGATGCGCGCGGTGCGGGTGCGCTCGGCGCTGCGCGCCAGGCAGGATGAGCAGGATCGGGCCCGCTACATCGATCAGGTCGTGCAGGAGCTCATCAAGGGCGCGCGGGTCGCAGGCTTTGAGGTGCTTAATGCCGGGGAGGTCGATGCGCCCCTGGTCTTTGAGGCGGAGCTGGTGCGCGAGGGCTTCGCTCGCCAGGTCGACCAACGCCACCAGATTGATACCACCCTCTTTACCGAAGAACTCGCCGGGATCTACGCCTCGCTGGCCTCCCGGGAGCTGCCCCTGCGGGTGGGCTATGAGCGTGAACAATCCTATGCGCTGCGTCTGCAGCTGCCGCCGGGCGCCGAGCCCGAGCTCTTTGCCACCGACCTGGCGCTGGAGACGCCCTTTGGGAGCTACTCCCGCAACACCCGACTGGAGGATGGCGAGTTGCGCCTCGATGCCGCGGTGAACCTGCCGCGCCAGCGCGTGATGCCCCCGGAGTATCCGGCGTTTCGAAACTTTGCCACCCGGGTCGAGCAGAGCGCCGGGCTGGTGGTGCGCTACTAA
- a CDS encoding vWA domain-containing protein → MFIDFLYLLRQAGIPVSTTEYLALCQALKLGLAHTSLQGFYVLARATLIKRAEHFDRYDQVFAAYFKDRPLKLEHQSSELQDDLLEWLKEAGPLPALSPEEIARLEGLDLDELRQQFEERLAEQDARHDGGNRWIGTGGTSPFGHSGHNPAGVRVGGTGQRRSAVQVATERRFRNLRTDLVLDTRQISLALRKLRDLARQGRADELDIEATIEATGKNAGDIEMVFRPPRHNRLKLLLLMDVGGSMTPHTHLTSLLFSAANRAHHFQAFESYYFHNCFYETLYTDMERRQGRATAEVLAGVDESWRCIVVGDAAMAPTELSAPGGAIDYYHFNEEPGSVWLQRLAHRVPRTAWINPDDPRWWGSYTTRQIGRLFPMFPLTLEGLDRAIAEIR, encoded by the coding sequence ATGTTCATCGACTTTCTCTACCTCCTGCGCCAGGCGGGCATCCCGGTCTCGACCACCGAGTACCTGGCCCTGTGCCAGGCGCTGAAGCTGGGGCTGGCCCATACCAGCCTGCAGGGCTTCTACGTGTTGGCGCGGGCCACGTTGATCAAACGCGCCGAACACTTCGATCGCTACGACCAGGTCTTTGCGGCCTACTTTAAGGATCGCCCCTTAAAGCTCGAGCATCAGTCCAGTGAGCTGCAGGACGATCTCCTGGAGTGGCTTAAGGAGGCCGGCCCCCTGCCGGCGCTCAGCCCCGAGGAGATCGCCCGGCTGGAGGGCCTGGATCTGGACGAACTGCGCCAGCAATTCGAAGAGCGCCTGGCCGAGCAGGACGCGCGCCACGACGGGGGCAACCGCTGGATCGGCACCGGGGGCACCAGCCCCTTTGGCCACTCCGGCCACAACCCGGCCGGGGTGCGCGTGGGGGGCACCGGTCAGCGCCGCTCCGCGGTGCAGGTGGCCACCGAGCGCCGCTTCCGAAATCTGCGCACCGATCTGGTGCTCGACACCCGCCAGATCAGCCTGGCGCTGCGCAAACTCCGCGACCTGGCCCGCCAGGGCCGCGCCGACGAGCTCGACATCGAGGCCACCATCGAGGCCACCGGCAAAAACGCCGGCGACATCGAGATGGTCTTTCGCCCCCCGCGTCACAATCGCCTCAAACTGCTCCTGCTCATGGACGTGGGCGGCTCAATGACCCCGCACACCCACCTCACCAGCCTGCTCTTCTCGGCGGCCAACCGCGCCCACCACTTCCAGGCTTTTGAGTCGTACTACTTTCATAACTGCTTCTACGAGACCCTCTACACCGACATGGAGCGCCGCCAGGGCCGCGCCACCGCCGAGGTCCTGGCCGGGGTCGACGAGTCCTGGCGCTGCATCGTGGTGGGCGATGCCGCCATGGCCCCCACCGAACTCAGCGCCCCGGGCGGCGCGATCGACTACTACCACTTCAACGAGGAGCCGGGCTCCGTCTGGCTGCAGCGCCTGGCCCACCGCGTGCCGCGTACCGCCTGGATCAACCCCGACGATCCCCGCTGGTGGGGCAGCTACACCACCCGCCAGATTGGCCGCCTCTTCCCCATGTTCCCCCTCACCCTCGAAGGCCTGGACCGGGCCATCGCCGAGATCCGCTGA
- a CDS encoding AAA family ATPase yields MSTSFKGTHTYIASPELRQVVDIAAALQKPLLIRGEPGTGKTLLAYAVAEALGMPLVRWHVKSTTRAQDGLYHYDTVQRLNDSRFGDGQVNTIENYIRLGALGQAFESPTRTVVLIDEIDKADVEFPNDLLHELDQMRFTISETGREVVARQRPLIIITSNAEKELPDAFLRRCIFHYIEFPDPELMRSIVEVHHPDLDRQLMETCLQRFYWLREQAGLRKRPSTSELVDWIGALLRAGLPAEALQDDFPFLGVLLKKEADLMRLAKRR; encoded by the coding sequence ATGAGCACCTCCTTTAAAGGTACCCACACCTACATCGCCAGTCCCGAACTTCGTCAGGTCGTCGACATTGCCGCGGCCCTGCAAAAGCCCCTGCTCATCCGCGGGGAGCCGGGCACCGGCAAGACCCTTCTGGCCTACGCGGTGGCCGAAGCGCTGGGGATGCCCCTGGTGCGCTGGCATGTCAAATCGACCACCCGCGCCCAGGACGGCCTCTACCACTACGATACCGTCCAGCGACTCAACGACTCGCGCTTTGGCGATGGCCAGGTCAACACCATCGAGAACTACATCCGCCTGGGAGCCCTGGGCCAGGCCTTTGAGAGCCCGACCCGCACCGTGGTGCTCATCGACGAGATCGATAAGGCCGACGTCGAGTTCCCCAACGATTTGCTCCACGAGCTCGACCAGATGCGCTTCACCATCAGCGAGACCGGGCGCGAGGTCGTGGCTCGCCAGCGGCCGCTGATCATCATCACCTCCAACGCCGAAAAAGAGCTGCCCGACGCGTTTCTGCGCCGCTGCATCTTCCACTACATCGAGTTCCCCGATCCGGAGCTGATGCGCTCAATTGTGGAAGTTCATCACCCCGACCTGGATCGCCAGCTGATGGAGACCTGCCTTCAGCGCTTCTACTGGCTGCGCGAGCAGGCCGGCCTGCGCAAGCGCCCCTCCACCAGCGAGCTCGTCGACTGGATCGGCGCGCTGCTGCGCGCCGGCCTCCCGGCCGAGGCCCTCCAGGATGACTTCCCCTTCCTGGGCGTGCTCCTCAAAAAAGAAGCCGATCTGATGCGTCTGGCAAAGCGCCGCTGA